From one Drosophila subpulchrella strain 33 F10 #4 breed RU33 chromosome 3L, RU_Dsub_v1.1 Primary Assembly, whole genome shotgun sequence genomic stretch:
- the LOC119553925 gene encoding uncharacterized protein LOC119553925, giving the protein MAAALPDRFSAGKRQFWREFLALYQGMPELWDVHHVNYRNKELRNRAYECLERKLREIQPNATRTEVGRRINIFRTNYRREQMRILKQKELGLHSDLCKPTLWFYDYMGFLLTQETFQHRTRKGRGGRQKPVFRHEKEDNYNSKHEDLNTDSVCDWPMKDDNAVIHPPEASVPQSEEGSLLSPKVEIIETEEGPPMNGIEHTEVKEEECAVDSLDTREPASSPQLEPENERGTANTILSEASEVLARSWAIQYEEMAPTQRILARKAIADILFEGCMGNLRINRGDLRSTVGNNL; this is encoded by the exons atggCTGCTGCACTGCCAGATCGCTTTAGTGCGGGCAAAAGACAGTTCTGGCGTGAGTTTTTGGCCCTATATCAGGGAATGCCGGAGCTGTGGGACGTCCACCATGTCAACTACCGCAACAAGGAGCTGCGAAACCGGGCCTACGAGTGTCTGGAGAGGAAGCTCCGGGAGATCCAGCCGAATGCCACGCGCACCGAAGTGGGCAGGCGCATCAACATATTTCGCACCAATTACAGGCGAGAGCAGATGCGAATCCTCAAGCAGAAGGAGCTGGGTCTGCACTCCGACCTCTGCAAGCCCACCCTCTGGTTCTACGACTACATGGGCTTCCTCCTGACCCAGGAGACCTTCCAGCACAGGACCCGAAAAGGTCGAGGGGGCAGACAGAAGCCGGTGTTCCGGCATGAAAAAGAA GATAATTACAACTCGAAACACGAAGATCTCAACACGGACAGCGTTTGTGATTGGCCCATGAAGGATGACAACGCTGTGATCCACCCACCCGAAGCAAGTGTCCCACAATCAGAAGAGGGTTCCCTGCTCAGCCCCAAAGTGGAGATAATTGAGACAGAGGAAGGGCCCCCAATGAATGGAATCGAGCATACCGAAGTCAAGGAGGAAGAGTGTGCTGTAGATTCGTTGGATACTAGAGAACCCGCCAGCTCACCCCAACTTGAGCCCGAAAACGAACGAGGAACTGCAAACACCATTCTCAGCGAAGCCTCCGAAGTGCTGGCCAGATCCTGGGCCATACAGTACGAGGAAATGGCTCCCACGCAACGCATCCTGGCCAGAAAGGCCATCGCGGACATCCTGTTTGAAGGATGCATGGGTAACCTGCGAATAAACCGCGGCGATCTGCGGAGCACCGTGGGAAATAATCTCTAA